In the Diorhabda carinulata isolate Delta chromosome 9, icDioCari1.1, whole genome shotgun sequence genome, one interval contains:
- the LOC130897776 gene encoding 18S rRNA aminocarboxypropyltransferase — translation MNDIVQIFHKVDIRESSSESGSNVSSSEEESDQEANPSFPIAMWDFNQCDPKKCSGRKLARMNLVKCLKQKQRFHGIVLTPTGEKCVSPEDRGIVETKGIGVVDCSWARIDETPITALKPAHGRLLPFLVASNPINYGKPCQLSCVEAIAATMYITGFKAEARFYMNKFSWGHSFEELNKELLDIYASCTDSKSVVEAQHEYIKKEQMKQEEDKRMQPDFPSSSDSSDTE, via the exons ATGAATGATATAgtccaaatatttcataaagTAGATATAAGAGAGTCTTCCAGCGAGAGTGGAAGTAATGTTTCATCAAGTGAAG aaGAATCTGATCAAGAGGCAAACCCCAGTTTTCCAATTGCAATGTGGGATTTTAATCAGTGCGATCCTAAAAAATGTTCGGGTAGAAAATTGGCCAGGATGAATTTAGTTAAATGTCTTAAACAGAAACAACGTTTTCATGGAATTGTATTAACACCTACTGGAGAAAAATGTGTAAGCCCGGAAGATCGAGGGATAGTTGAAACTAAGGGAATTGGTGTAGTAGATTGTTCTTGGGCTAGAATTGACGAAACTCCAATAACGGCACTGAAACCTGCCCATGGAAGACTTCTTCCATTTTTAG tggCTTCAAATCCCATTAATTATGGTAAACCATGCCAGTTGAGCTGTGTAGAAGCTATTGCAGCTACTATGTATATAACTGGATTTAAAGCAGAAGCTagattttatatgaataaattttcttgggGTCACTCATTTGAGGAATTAAATAAAGAGTTATTAGATATTTATGCTTCTTGTACCGACAGTAAATCTGTTGTGGAAGCTCAACATGAGTACATAAAAAAAGAACAGATGAAGCAGGAGGAGGATAAAAGAA TGCAACCAGATTTTCCAAGCTCCAGTGATTCAAGTGATACAGAATGA